A section of the Hippea sp. KM1 genome encodes:
- a CDS encoding DUF808 family protein gives MDDIASATKIATKNTVSLLGDDIAVNAKKASGLESSKEIPILVAIIKGSLINKAILLPIVFILETLAEWLIVPILLFGGIYISYEAFEKVYEFFFLKNHKKAQDIKMTDEEKIKSAIKTDFVLSIEIVVIAMSNVLGKPMYVQIPTVALVSVIATAGVYGFVALIIRMDDMGIKLIQISDKKGKLLRTIGILLIEAMPYVVKTLSVIGTLAMFLVCGGIYLHKLEFIHHLFDMFEISMPILIMEMVVGFVVGGLSFIVKRGLVGFAGLVLKG, from the coding sequence ATGGATGATATTGCCTCAGCCACAAAGATAGCAACAAAGAACACCGTAAGCCTGCTTGGTGATGACATAGCGGTAAATGCCAAGAAGGCCTCAGGGCTTGAATCGTCAAAAGAAATCCCAATCCTTGTTGCCATAATAAAGGGTTCTCTGATAAACAAGGCCATTCTTTTGCCGATAGTGTTTATTCTGGAAACCTTGGCGGAATGGCTTATAGTGCCCATACTTTTGTTTGGGGGCATCTATATATCCTATGAGGCATTCGAAAAGGTTTATGAGTTTTTCTTCTTGAAAAACCATAAAAAGGCGCAGGATATAAAAATGACGGATGAGGAAAAGATAAAATCCGCCATAAAGACAGACTTTGTGCTATCCATCGAGATTGTTGTGATTGCAATGAGTAATGTCTTGGGCAAGCCTATGTATGTTCAGATACCCACCGTTGCTCTGGTTTCGGTTATTGCCACTGCCGGCGTGTACGGATTTGTGGCTTTGATAATCAGAATGGACGATATGGGTATAAAACTGATACAGATCAGCGATAAAAAGGGTAAACTCCTGAGAACAATAGGCATCTTATTAATAGAGGCCATGCCCTATGTGGTGAAGACCCTCTCTGTAATTGGAACGCTGGCCATGTTTTTGGTCTGTGGTGGCATATATTTGCATAAGCTTGAATTCATCCACCATCTGTTTGATATGTTTGAAATAAGCATGCCGATCCTTATAATGGAGATGGTTGTGGGTTTTGTTGTGGGTGGTTTATCGTTCATTGTAAAAAGAGGGCTTGTGGGCTTTGCAGGCCTGGTTTTGAAGGGTTAA
- a CDS encoding 4Fe-4S dicluster domain-containing protein, with product MKVLMVDIDKCTGCRACEYACSFAHDGEFNPLNSRIHISEFLDDFVFVPTYCTQCDEAYCMDVCPTKALTRSQSGVVELDYDKCIGCKQCVIACPWGNIKLSSDAKRVIKCDLCGGEPECVRVCHAGALEFVDVEDAVLGKQIRAAANIKRSAVAGV from the coding sequence ATGAAGGTTTTGATGGTCGATATAGACAAATGCACGGGTTGCAGGGCTTGTGAATATGCGTGTTCTTTTGCTCACGATGGAGAATTCAACCCCTTAAATTCAAGGATCCACATCAGCGAGTTTCTGGATGATTTTGTCTTTGTCCCCACATATTGCACCCAATGCGATGAGGCGTATTGTATGGATGTCTGTCCAACAAAGGCCTTAACCAGATCACAAAGCGGTGTTGTCGAGCTTGACTATGATAAATGCATCGGATGCAAGCAGTGCGTAATAGCCTGCCCATGGGGCAACATCAAGCTAAGCAGTGATGCAAAGAGGGTTATAAAGTGCGATTTATGCGGTGGAGAGCCTGAATGTGTAAGGGTTTGCCATGCAGGGGCGCTTGAGTTTGTCGATGTTGAGGATGCGGTTTTAGGCAAACAGATAAGGGCTGCGGCAAACATAAAGAGATCTGCTGTGGCGGGGGTGTGA
- a CDS encoding aldehyde ferredoxin oxidoreductase family protein, with the protein MVGGYAGKILRVNLTEQTISTEDINLKWAEDFIGGRGYGERLLFDEIDPRIDPLSEENKLIIATGPLGSTTAPSSGRVMVITKGALNGTMACSNSGGHFAGELKRAGYDMIVIEGKAEKPVYLWIYKGQVQIRDASKLWGKNTKETDKLLKRFTHPEASTLQIGPAAEKLSLISNITFDGRRMAGRTGIGAVMGSKNLKGVAVKGHLSIRVADKERFAKAVYQARDILSKDAFSGKGGAKYGTAVLVNVINKAGGLPTRNAHDAYFDNAASISGERLTKDHLIKAEACDSCSIACGRVTQITSGKYANNKGVGPEYETIWAFGAACGVDDLDAIVMANYLCNEYGLDTISAGATVACAMDLFEAGYIPKSDIGFDLRFGDADAMVEAVKLMCEQNTDFGRLLAKGSYRLAEHYGHLEFSMSVKKQEFPAYDPRAIKGIGLEYATSNRGACHVRGYTIGAEVLGGLDKSSYEGKAKLTKKLQDLTAALDSSGICLFTTFGLKAKEIAELFAAATGFDCDKDEFVKKGERIWNLERIFNIKAGFSADDDRLPERMEKEPIKSGPSKGEVANVSEMLSEYYSLRGWDKNGIPTDKKLKELGLEGLL; encoded by the coding sequence ATGGTTGGCGGATATGCAGGTAAGATTTTAAGGGTAAACTTAACTGAGCAGACAATATCGACTGAGGATATAAACCTGAAATGGGCTGAGGATTTTATAGGTGGAAGGGGTTATGGTGAGAGGCTGTTGTTTGATGAGATAGACCCCAGGATTGATCCTTTAAGTGAAGAGAATAAGCTGATTATAGCGACAGGTCCTTTGGGTTCAACGACCGCCCCATCATCCGGCAGGGTTATGGTGATTACAAAGGGTGCACTAAACGGAACTATGGCCTGCTCAAACTCAGGAGGCCATTTTGCGGGTGAGCTAAAAAGGGCCGGCTATGATATGATTGTTATTGAAGGGAAGGCTGAAAAACCCGTTTATCTGTGGATATACAAGGGCCAGGTGCAGATAAGGGATGCCTCAAAGCTATGGGGCAAGAACACCAAAGAGACGGATAAACTGCTAAAGAGGTTTACGCACCCTGAGGCCAGCACGCTTCAGATAGGCCCGGCCGCAGAGAAGCTCTCTTTAATTTCCAATATAACATTCGACGGTCGCAGGATGGCAGGAAGGACGGGTATCGGTGCTGTTATGGGCAGTAAAAACCTAAAGGGCGTGGCCGTTAAGGGCCATTTGAGCATAAGGGTTGCCGATAAAGAGAGGTTTGCAAAGGCCGTTTACCAAGCAAGGGATATATTGAGTAAGGATGCCTTCTCAGGCAAGGGGGGCGCAAAATACGGAACGGCCGTATTGGTCAATGTAATAAACAAAGCTGGAGGTCTGCCTACAAGAAACGCCCACGATGCCTATTTTGATAATGCTGCCTCGATTAGCGGTGAGAGATTGACAAAGGATCACCTTATAAAGGCCGAGGCTTGCGATAGCTGCTCCATAGCCTGCGGGAGGGTTACCCAGATAACCAGTGGCAAATATGCCAACAACAAGGGCGTTGGGCCTGAGTATGAGACGATATGGGCATTTGGTGCAGCATGCGGAGTGGATGATTTAGATGCCATCGTTATGGCTAATTATCTATGCAATGAATACGGGCTGGATACCATATCGGCTGGTGCAACCGTGGCATGTGCTATGGATCTGTTTGAGGCCGGCTATATACCAAAAAGCGATATAGGGTTTGATTTGAGATTTGGTGATGCCGATGCAATGGTCGAGGCTGTGAAGCTGATGTGTGAGCAGAATACAGACTTTGGAAGGCTTTTGGCCAAAGGTTCATATAGACTTGCCGAACATTACGGCCATTTGGAGTTTTCTATGAGCGTTAAGAAGCAGGAGTTTCCCGCATACGATCCGAGGGCCATCAAGGGCATAGGCCTTGAGTATGCCACAAGCAACAGGGGGGCCTGTCATGTTAGGGGGTACACGATCGGTGCTGAGGTGTTAGGCGGGTTGGATAAAAGCAGCTATGAGGGTAAGGCAAAGCTAACCAAAAAACTTCAGGATTTGACCGCTGCTTTGGATTCTTCGGGGATCTGCCTGTTTACGACATTTGGTTTGAAGGCCAAAGAGATTGCCGAACTATTTGCAGCAGCCACGGGTTTTGACTGCGATAAGGATGAGTTTGTTAAGAAGGGTGAGAGAATCTGGAATTTAGAGAGGATTTTCAACATAAAGGCCGGTTTTTCGGCCGACGATGATAGATTGCCTGAGCGTATGGAGAAGGAACCGATAAAGAGTGGCCCCTCAAAGGGTGAGGTTGCTAACGTTTCTGAGATGTTGAGCGAGTATTACAGCTTAAGGGGGTGGGATAAAAACGGCATTCCCACTGATAAAAAGCTAAAAGAATTGGGCCTTGAGGGGCTGCTATGA
- a CDS encoding NAD(P)/FAD-dependent oxidoreductase, translating into MIAIIGGSIAAFYAYKTIKELDKTIDVKVFSKEDRQPYAKMVLPYLISGNRDAFFEIEEDDILMNCEVKAIDTKAKTITTPMGLYSYERLIIAAGADAYIPQYEGDYDGFLFGVRYLKDIEAMREKLRRAGLRHIVILGAGLVSLEMAHAFVKLGFSVSVIASSNRILSQILPKEASVVVQRQIESLYPVKFYTSNDVEVIYKTNDGVNIRLKNGEHLDADFVVVGKGVKPNIEFLDGAIQTNSGIVVDDYLRATDDVFAVGDIAESTDAVWGDKRLHAIWPVAIAQAKVAAKNAAGLNIETQPEVSRNILPIFDMDIFSGGDSVALDGDAVVSNDDGFRMVVVKDGILRGFCMVGRPINYGGLVRLVRDRTRIDRYDISDLLFGNV; encoded by the coding sequence ATGATAGCTATCATAGGCGGCAGCATAGCCGCCTTCTATGCCTATAAAACGATTAAAGAGTTGGACAAAACGATAGATGTTAAGGTCTTCTCCAAAGAGGATAGGCAGCCGTATGCAAAGATGGTATTGCCGTATCTGATTTCTGGCAACAGGGATGCGTTTTTTGAGATAGAAGAAGACGATATACTTATGAACTGTGAAGTAAAAGCCATAGATACCAAAGCAAAGACCATAACAACCCCTATGGGCTTATACTCCTATGAAAGGCTCATCATAGCTGCAGGGGCCGATGCCTATATCCCGCAGTATGAGGGCGATTACGATGGATTTTTGTTTGGTGTGAGGTATCTTAAGGACATAGAGGCAATGAGGGAGAAACTTAGAAGGGCAGGGCTTAGGCATATCGTTATCCTGGGGGCTGGGCTTGTAAGCCTTGAGATGGCTCATGCCTTTGTAAAATTGGGTTTTTCTGTTAGCGTCATTGCATCTTCTAATAGGATACTGTCCCAGATTTTGCCCAAAGAGGCCTCTGTTGTTGTTCAGAGGCAGATAGAATCACTCTATCCGGTTAAATTTTACACATCCAACGATGTGGAGGTAATTTACAAGACCAACGACGGCGTTAATATCAGGCTAAAAAACGGTGAACATCTGGATGCGGATTTTGTTGTTGTTGGTAAGGGTGTAAAACCCAACATAGAATTCTTAGATGGGGCTATACAGACAAACAGCGGTATAGTTGTCGATGATTATTTGAGGGCAACAGACGATGTGTTTGCCGTTGGCGATATAGCAGAAAGCACAGATGCTGTCTGGGGTGATAAAAGACTCCATGCGATTTGGCCTGTGGCTATTGCCCAGGCAAAGGTTGCAGCCAAAAATGCAGCTGGTTTAAACATAGAAACCCAACCGGAAGTATCGAGAAACATCCTGCCCATCTTTGATATGGATATATTCAGCGGAGGCGACAGTGTTGCACTCGATGGTGATGCGGTTGTTTCGAACGATGACGGCTTCAGGATGGTTGTTGTTAAGGATGGCATCTTGAGGGGCTTCTGTATGGTCGGCAGGCCTATAAATTACGGCGGCCTGGTGCGACTTGTAAGGGATAGAACAAGAATAGACAGATATGATATATCCGATTTGCTGTTTGGTAATGTTTAG
- a CDS encoding LysE family translocator — MSLIELSVIGFVAALTPGPDILFIVQTTLNHSFKEALKALSGVLTGNFIVIAILVVGLSSVGRSAYFQMTISLLGGIYLLYVAYEIFKHRRDEVRVRQPKAKTFYLKGLTVNLSNPKAIIFFSALIAPFLENGRLLSTLLFLFSGIVLAFIFAITLTELLRKNFLNPKVAVAINTASSLIFFFFSVELLYYSYTKFMSVL; from the coding sequence ATGAGCCTTATTGAGCTTTCCGTTATTGGTTTTGTGGCCGCCTTAACGCCCGGGCCAGATATACTGTTTATTGTGCAAACCACGCTAAACCATTCATTTAAAGAGGCGCTAAAGGCCTTAAGCGGTGTTTTAACCGGGAATTTCATAGTTATTGCCATCCTGGTGGTTGGTCTTTCGTCCGTTGGCAGGAGTGCGTATTTTCAGATGACCATATCGCTTTTGGGTGGAATCTATCTATTATATGTGGCCTATGAGATATTCAAACACAGGAGGGATGAGGTAAGGGTTAGGCAACCCAAGGCCAAGACATTCTATCTAAAGGGACTAACGGTCAATCTATCAAACCCCAAGGCCATTATCTTCTTTAGCGCACTCATAGCGCCGTTTCTTGAAAATGGCAGACTCCTTTCGACGCTTCTGTTCCTGTTTAGTGGTATAGTTTTGGCTTTCATTTTTGCAATAACCCTAACAGAGCTCCTTAGAAAGAACTTTCTAAACCCAAAAGTGGCAGTTGCCATAAATACGGCATCGTCGCTGATCTTCTTTTTCTTCTCTGTCGAGCTGCTCTATTATTCCTATACGAAGTTTATGTCTGTCCTATAG
- a CDS encoding DUF815 domain-containing protein: protein MNWAFVYRDGKLKPVINFSNISTSQLIGLDAQILLIRKNIEAFIANKPFLNMLLWGERGCGKSSLIKAFANEYHKDGLKIVQVKYDNSDLYELYEYVSSEPFKFILFFDDISFDHRDDNYRQFKSMLEGGLEEKPDNVMFVATSNKRHLVKDSVATTDTIYDLDEINEQMSLYGRFGLVVSFRSPDKETYLKIVKFYMDKYEVEEFKDWQKQACAFATSKGARNGRIAKQFVISHLLGL, encoded by the coding sequence ATGAATTGGGCGTTTGTCTATAGAGATGGGAAGCTCAAGCCGGTCATAAATTTTAGCAATATAAGCACATCTCAACTTATAGGCCTTGATGCTCAAATACTCCTGATCAGAAAAAACATAGAGGCCTTTATTGCCAACAAACCCTTCTTAAATATGCTCCTTTGGGGCGAAAGGGGCTGTGGCAAATCATCCCTAATTAAGGCCTTTGCCAATGAATATCACAAAGACGGACTGAAGATTGTGCAGGTAAAATACGACAATTCTGACCTGTATGAGTTGTATGAGTATGTATCCTCAGAGCCGTTTAAGTTTATCCTGTTCTTTGATGATATATCATTTGACCATAGGGATGATAATTACAGGCAATTCAAATCGATGCTTGAAGGCGGGCTTGAGGAAAAACCGGATAATGTGATGTTTGTTGCAACATCCAACAAGAGGCATCTTGTTAAAGACAGTGTGGCCACAACAGACACAATCTATGATTTGGATGAGATAAACGAGCAGATGTCCCTATACGGCAGGTTTGGCCTCGTTGTCTCGTTTCGCTCACCCGATAAAGAGACATACCTAAAAATCGTCAAATTCTATATGGACAAATACGAGGTGGAAGAGTTTAAAGACTGGCAGAAACAGGCCTGTGCCTTTGCCACATCAAAAGGAGCAAGGAACGGCCGCATAGCAAAACAGTTTGTTATCTCCCACCTCTTAGGTCTATAG
- a CDS encoding LUD domain-containing protein — protein MKTIEQFKRTANLNGVDVIDLKEIEQKINELGYDGKTHFSKDGIGVVLAISAAASEGNALVEANTKEALSCIIDSKELYIIIDRDKIYPSMYEAYEKARDTQWNYLMFIGAESKTADIEKQLVSGVQAAEKVVFVIR, from the coding sequence ATGAAAACGATTGAGCAGTTCAAAAGGACGGCAAACCTAAACGGCGTCGATGTTATAGATTTAAAAGAAATAGAGCAAAAAATAAACGAATTGGGCTATGATGGCAAAACCCACTTCTCAAAAGATGGCATCGGCGTTGTTTTGGCCATCTCAGCTGCTGCAAGCGAGGGGAACGCCTTAGTTGAAGCAAACACAAAAGAGGCATTAAGCTGCATAATCGACAGCAAGGAGCTATACATAATCATAGATAGGGATAAGATCTATCCGTCGATGTATGAGGCGTATGAAAAAGCCAGAGATACCCAATGGAATTACCTTATGTTCATCGGAGCAGAAAGCAAAACCGCTGATATAGAAAAACAACTGGTAAGCGGCGTTCAAGCAGCCGAAAAGGTCGTATTTGTTATAAGATGA
- a CDS encoding 2,3-bisphosphoglycerate-dependent phosphoglycerate mutase gives MSILVLLRHGKSMWNKLNLFTGWVDVPLAEEGIDEALRAGEILKDYCFDEVYTSVLIRSIQTAMIALSKNGCGKTPIIQHNEGRMKDWANMPENIPVLPVYEIEELNERYYGNLQGLNKQEMAEKFGAEMVHKWRRSYDINPPGGESLKDNYERTIPFFKATIIPRLEEGKNILISAHGNSLRAIVKFIENISDNDIPKFEIPTGKPLIYDYKDGNFIKKSEDEND, from the coding sequence ATGTCTATTTTAGTGCTTTTAAGACACGGAAAGTCCATGTGGAATAAGTTGAATCTCTTTACCGGTTGGGTCGATGTGCCGTTAGCAGAGGAAGGGATCGATGAGGCTTTGAGGGCTGGCGAGATATTGAAGGATTACTGCTTTGATGAGGTATATACATCTGTATTGATCCGCTCCATCCAGACGGCAATGATAGCCCTTTCAAAAAACGGATGCGGTAAAACCCCTATAATCCAGCACAACGAGGGCAGAATGAAGGATTGGGCCAATATGCCAGAAAACATACCCGTTTTGCCTGTGTATGAGATAGAGGAACTCAACGAGAGGTATTACGGCAATCTGCAGGGGCTAAATAAGCAGGAGATGGCCGAGAAATTCGGTGCAGAGATGGTTCATAAATGGAGAAGGAGTTATGACATCAACCCTCCAGGGGGTGAATCCCTAAAGGACAATTACGAAAGGACAATACCGTTCTTCAAGGCCACCATAATCCCCAGGCTTGAGGAGGGTAAAAACATATTGATAAGCGCCCACGGAAACAGCCTGAGGGCTATAGTAAAGTTCATTGAGAACATATCAGACAACGACATACCGAAATTTGAGATACCAACGGGCAAACCCTTGATTTACGATTACAAAGACGGCAATTTTATAAAGAAGTCCGAAGATGAAAACGATTGA
- a CDS encoding CBS domain-containing protein — MRGIKNIYVVGRKNPDLDSVVSSIAYAELKNTIDRETNYVAAVCGMIDSTTQKLFGHMNIPFPKYISDLSLRVEDVMTPNTIVVNKNDPVTEIFKLMLRNDLMVVPVVDDDERFVGYFGMIDIARKSISSVMPDIFRKIKTSISVIKKAVNGEVIVKIDEDETKPFVATTMMGVMDSEYLFEIIDRVDPESAIIVVGNRRDLQKAAIELGVKCIILSYGCDLDEELKGLAEDRGVFVIKSEYDAFATVGLIEWGIPVDNVCEKSTTVVSPSDLINEIKEKVYHSSNRAVAVVDKNNRVKGIITRTDIIKYDKRNVILIDHSSSANAPDGIFECNVLEIIDHHRLGDIQTGYRTRYRIEPWGSTSAIVVDEFVKHKVKPSKTTSMLLAAGIIVNTEFLSNSKVTEYDREALQWLCSLWDIDIDEFTEEIKGVLNF, encoded by the coding sequence ATGAGAGGAATAAAGAATATCTATGTGGTGGGGAGAAAAAACCCTGATTTGGATAGTGTTGTTAGCAGCATAGCCTATGCAGAGCTAAAGAACACAATAGACAGGGAGACAAACTATGTGGCTGCCGTTTGCGGCATGATAGATTCTACAACGCAGAAGCTGTTTGGGCATATGAATATACCGTTTCCCAAATACATATCCGACTTAAGCTTAAGGGTTGAGGATGTAATGACGCCCAACACCATAGTGGTTAACAAAAACGACCCTGTAACCGAGATATTTAAGCTAATGCTGAGAAACGACCTAATGGTGGTGCCTGTGGTTGACGATGATGAGAGGTTTGTCGGCTATTTCGGCATGATCGATATAGCAAGAAAAAGCATCTCCTCTGTAATGCCCGACATATTCAGAAAAATAAAGACCAGCATATCCGTTATAAAGAAGGCCGTCAACGGAGAGGTTATTGTAAAGATAGACGAGGATGAAACAAAACCGTTTGTTGCCACAACCATGATGGGCGTTATGGATTCAGAATATCTGTTTGAGATTATAGACAGGGTCGATCCAGAAAGCGCCATAATAGTGGTGGGCAACAGAAGGGATCTTCAAAAGGCAGCTATAGAGTTGGGTGTTAAATGCATCATACTATCCTACGGCTGCGACTTGGATGAGGAGTTGAAGGGCCTTGCAGAAGATAGGGGTGTTTTTGTAATAAAATCGGAATACGATGCATTTGCCACGGTGGGATTGATAGAGTGGGGCATACCCGTTGATAATGTTTGTGAGAAGTCCACAACGGTGGTTAGCCCATCGGATCTCATAAACGAAATAAAGGAGAAGGTGTATCATTCAAGCAACAGGGCTGTGGCTGTGGTTGACAAAAACAACAGGGTTAAGGGCATAATAACCCGAACCGATATAATAAAATACGACAAAAGGAATGTTATACTCATAGACCACTCATCAAGCGCCAACGCCCCAGACGGCATATTTGAGTGCAATGTGCTTGAGATAATCGACCACCATAGACTCGGCGATATACAGACCGGTTATAGAACACGATACAGGATTGAACCTTGGGGCTCAACCTCAGCTATTGTTGTCGATGAATTTGTAAAACATAAGGTTAAACCCTCCAAGACCACATCGATGCTATTGGCTGCAGGCATAATAGTTAACACGGAATTTCTAAGCAACTCAAAGGTGACAGAATACGACAGAGAGGCCCTGCAGTGGCTCTGCTCGCTATGGGATATAGACATAGATGAGTTTACCGAAGAGATAAAAGGTGTATTAAATTTTTGA
- a CDS encoding sodium-translocating pyrophosphatase, with protein MISSTTALYLTFLASFLSIGYAIFAAYYVLSKEDGNERMREIAKAIQEGAFAFLSREYKSIAIVAVVIFAILWALGAKSEHFGLLTALGYLTGAILSGLAGYIGMVVAVKTNVKTAQMAKNGLAKALNLAFRGGSVTGFLVTGFGLLAIAGFYYISVYVFKQSVEHTIKALIGLAFGTSLISVFARLGGGIYTKAADVGADLVGKVEAGIPEDDPRNPAVIADNVGDNVGDCAGMAADVFETFTVTTVASMVLGYSLFDKATGSVGVATMFPLLIGAIASVSAIIGTFFVKLGRSNNIMGAFYKGMLATAVIALVIIYFAAQKFFAGGIKYSWGVVTPNAVFMTALIGMAITALLMFITEYYTSYEYPPVKSIAKSSVTGHATNIIQGMAVMLKAPAAPAIVIALGIFFSYKLAGLYGIAIAAASMLSLTGMVISIDSYGPITDNAGGIAEMAELDESVRAVTDPLDAVGNTTKAVTKGFAIGSAALAALVLFAEYTRAIGGKTAFDLSDPLVLVGLLLGGLLPFYFGAMSMEAVGIAGGMMVEEVRRQFKTIKGILEGKAKPDYAACVDIVTRESLKKMIAPGLIPVLGPIIVYAIFGRTALGALSMGSIITGFFLAVAMTSGGGAWDNAKKYIEDGNFGGKGSEAHKAAVTGDTVGDPLKDTAGPAINPMIKIINIIAILIVLTSM; from the coding sequence ATGATTAGCTCAACAACAGCGTTGTATCTGACATTTTTGGCTTCCTTCCTTTCGATAGGATATGCTATTTTTGCTGCATACTATGTTCTATCGAAGGAAGATGGCAACGAGAGGATGCGAGAGATCGCCAAAGCCATCCAGGAGGGTGCTTTTGCTTTCCTATCGAGGGAATACAAGAGCATCGCCATCGTTGCTGTGGTGATATTTGCCATTCTATGGGCTTTGGGTGCAAAGAGTGAGCACTTTGGTCTGTTGACGGCATTGGGCTATCTAACGGGTGCCATACTTTCAGGATTGGCCGGTTATATCGGTATGGTCGTGGCGGTAAAGACCAATGTTAAAACGGCCCAAATGGCTAAAAACGGGCTTGCCAAGGCCTTGAATTTGGCTTTCAGGGGAGGCTCCGTTACGGGCTTTTTGGTTACGGGTTTTGGTCTTTTGGCCATAGCCGGATTCTATTACATCTCGGTTTATGTCTTTAAACAGTCCGTTGAACATACAATAAAGGCCTTAATAGGTCTTGCCTTCGGAACAAGCTTGATCAGTGTGTTTGCCCGTCTTGGAGGTGGTATCTATACCAAAGCTGCCGATGTGGGTGCAGACCTTGTCGGTAAGGTGGAGGCAGGAATACCGGAGGACGACCCAAGAAACCCTGCTGTTATTGCAGACAATGTGGGTGATAATGTTGGCGATTGCGCTGGAATGGCAGCCGATGTCTTTGAGACATTCACCGTTACAACCGTTGCTTCAATGGTTTTGGGATATAGCCTGTTTGATAAGGCAACAGGCAGCGTTGGCGTGGCAACGATGTTTCCTCTGCTTATTGGAGCCATAGCTTCAGTTTCGGCTATTATAGGAACATTCTTTGTTAAATTGGGAAGATCCAACAACATCATGGGTGCATTCTATAAGGGTATGTTGGCAACGGCCGTTATAGCCCTTGTAATCATCTATTTTGCAGCACAGAAGTTCTTTGCTGGCGGCATAAAGTATAGTTGGGGTGTTGTAACGCCGAATGCCGTATTCATGACCGCCTTGATAGGTATGGCAATAACGGCACTGCTTATGTTCATAACAGAGTATTACACATCCTATGAGTATCCACCGGTAAAATCAATCGCAAAATCATCCGTAACGGGTCATGCAACCAATATCATTCAGGGTATGGCTGTAATGCTTAAGGCACCTGCTGCCCCTGCTATAGTCATCGCTTTAGGCATCTTCTTCTCATACAAGCTTGCAGGACTTTACGGTATTGCTATAGCTGCAGCCTCTATGCTTTCTCTAACGGGTATGGTTATATCCATCGATTCATACGGACCAATCACAGACAACGCTGGCGGTATTGCAGAGATGGCCGAGCTTGATGAGTCTGTTAGGGCAGTTACCGATCCCTTGGATGCCGTTGGAAATACAACAAAGGCCGTTACAAAGGGATTTGCCATAGGTTCTGCTGCTTTGGCTGCACTTGTTCTGTTTGCCGAATACACAAGGGCCATAGGCGGCAAAACGGCATTCGATTTGAGCGATCCTTTGGTATTGGTCGGACTGCTGTTAGGCGGTCTTCTGCCGTTCTATTTCGGCGCTATGAGTATGGAGGCAGTGGGTATTGCTGGCGGTATGATGGTTGAAGAGGTTAGAAGGCAGTTTAAAACGATTAAAGGCATACTTGAGGGTAAGGCAAAGCCGGATTATGCCGCCTGTGTTGATATAGTCACAAGGGAATCACTGAAAAAGATGATAGCACCGGGATTGATACCGGTTTTGGGCCCGATTATCGTGTATGCCATATTTGGAAGGACGGCTTTGGGTGCGCTTTCTATGGGTTCTATCATAACGGGATTCTTCTTGGCTGTTGCAATGACAAGCGGTGGCGGTGCCTGGGATAATGCTAAAAAATACATCGAGGATGGAAACTTCGGCGGCAAGGGTTCTGAAGCCCATAAAGCTGCAGTAACGGGTGATACGGTTGGTGATCCGCTTAAGGATACAGCAGGCCCGGCTATTAACCCGATGATTAAGATCATAAACATCATTGCTATCCTGATTGTTCTGACAAGTATGTAA